One region of Streptomyces sp. CG4 genomic DNA includes:
- a CDS encoding ATP-dependent DNA helicase, which produces MTKPSLPELLHAAVTAVGGTERPGQVTMAEAVAEAIDGGSHLLVQAGTGTGKSLGYLVPALAHGERVVVATATLALQRQLVERDLPRTVDALHPLLRRRPEFAMLKGRSNYLCLHRLHEGMPQDEEDGLFDQFEAAAPTSKLGQDLLRLRDWSDETETGDRDDLTPGVSDRAWAQVSVSSRECLGASKCAYGAECFAEMARERAKLAEVVVTNHALLAIDAIEGAPVLPQHEVLIVDEAHELVSRVTGVATGELTPGQVNRAVRRAAKLANEKAADQLQTAAEGFERLMELALPGRLEEIPEDLGYALMALRDAARTVISAIGATRDKSVQDEDAVRKQALASVETVHDVAERVLNGSEWDVVWYERHDRFGASLRVAPMSVSGLLREKLFADRSVVLTSATLKLGGDFNGVGASLGLGPEGVEGEDLPQWRGVDVGSPFDYRKQGILYVAKHLSRPARDGERSDMLDELSELIQAAGGRTLGLFSSMRAAQLAAEELRTRIPEFPILLQGEETLGELIKNFAADPKTCLFGTLSLWQGVDVPGPSCQLVVMDKIPFPRPDDPLMSARQKAVEDAGGNGFMAVAATHAALLMAQGAGRLVRASGDRGVVAVLDQRLATARYGGYLKTSLPDFWSTTDRNQVRKSLAAIDAAAKETEAQQAEAE; this is translated from the coding sequence ATGACGAAGCCCTCACTCCCCGAACTCCTCCACGCCGCCGTCACCGCTGTCGGCGGCACGGAGCGCCCCGGCCAGGTGACCATGGCCGAAGCGGTCGCCGAGGCGATCGACGGCGGATCCCATCTGCTGGTCCAGGCCGGCACCGGCACCGGAAAGTCGCTCGGCTATCTCGTACCGGCGCTCGCGCACGGGGAACGGGTGGTCGTGGCGACGGCCACCCTCGCGCTGCAGCGCCAGCTCGTGGAGCGCGATCTGCCCCGCACGGTCGACGCCCTGCACCCGCTGCTGCGCCGCCGCCCGGAGTTCGCGATGCTCAAGGGCCGGTCGAACTATCTCTGTCTGCACCGCCTGCACGAGGGCATGCCGCAGGACGAGGAGGACGGACTCTTCGACCAGTTCGAGGCCGCCGCGCCGACGAGCAAGCTGGGGCAGGATCTCCTGCGCCTGCGCGACTGGTCGGACGAGACCGAGACCGGTGACCGGGACGACCTCACACCGGGCGTGTCGGACCGCGCCTGGGCGCAGGTGTCGGTCTCGTCGCGGGAATGCCTTGGCGCGTCGAAGTGCGCCTACGGCGCCGAGTGCTTCGCGGAGATGGCCCGCGAGCGAGCCAAGCTCGCCGAGGTCGTGGTCACGAACCACGCGCTGCTCGCCATCGACGCCATCGAGGGCGCGCCGGTGCTGCCGCAGCACGAGGTGCTGATCGTGGACGAGGCCCATGAACTCGTCTCGCGGGTCACCGGCGTGGCGACCGGCGAACTCACGCCCGGCCAGGTCAACCGCGCGGTGCGCCGCGCCGCCAAGCTGGCGAACGAGAAGGCCGCTGATCAGCTCCAGACCGCCGCCGAGGGCTTCGAGCGGCTGATGGAGCTGGCCCTGCCGGGCCGACTGGAAGAGATCCCGGAAGACCTCGGCTACGCGCTGATGGCACTGCGGGACGCCGCGCGCACGGTCATCTCCGCGATCGGAGCGACGCGCGACAAGTCGGTGCAGGACGAGGACGCGGTCCGCAAGCAGGCGCTGGCCTCGGTGGAGACGGTGCACGACGTGGCCGAGCGGGTCCTGAACGGCTCGGAGTGGGACGTCGTCTGGTACGAGCGGCACGACCGCTTCGGTGCCTCCCTGCGCGTCGCTCCCATGTCGGTCTCGGGTCTGCTCAGGGAGAAGCTCTTCGCGGACCGCTCGGTCGTCCTCACCTCGGCAACCCTCAAGCTGGGCGGTGACTTCAACGGCGTCGGGGCCTCTCTGGGGCTCGGCCCCGAGGGCGTCGAGGGAGAGGACCTGCCGCAGTGGAGGGGCGTCGATGTCGGCTCGCCCTTCGACTACCGCAAGCAGGGCATCCTCTACGTCGCCAAGCATCTCTCGCGCCCCGCGCGGGACGGCGAGCGTTCCGACATGCTCGACGAGCTGAGCGAACTGATCCAGGCGGCAGGGGGCCGCACCCTGGGGCTGTTCTCGTCCATGCGGGCAGCGCAGCTCGCGGCGGAGGAACTGCGCACCAGGATCCCCGAGTTCCCGATCCTGCTCCAGGGCGAGGAGACCCTCGGCGAACTGATCAAAAACTTCGCGGCCGATCCGAAGACCTGTCTCTTCGGCACGCTGTCCCTCTGGCAGGGCGTCGATGTCCCCGGCCCGAGCTGCCAGCTGGTCGTCATGGACAAGATCCCGTTCCCGCGTCCCGACGATCCGTTGATGAGCGCGCGGCAGAAGGCGGTGGAGGACGCCGGCGGCAACGGCTTCATGGCGGTGGCCGCCACGCACGCGGCCCTGCTCATGGCCCAGGGCGCCGGCCGACTCGTCCGTGCGTCGGGGGACCGCGGTGTGGTCGCCGTACTGGACCAGCGGCTGGCCACCGCACGCTACGGCGGCTATCTCAAGACGTCGCTGCCGGACTTCTGGTCCACCACGGACCGTAACCAGGTCCGTAAGTCGCTGGCCGCGATCGACGCGGCGGCGAAGGAGACGGAAGCGCAGCAGGCCGAGGCGGAGTGA
- a CDS encoding IucA/IucC family siderophore biosynthesis protein, with protein MNATPTPDGSSGAPDEQGDSGTPAAPVPLAESVPPQKRRTADLTRVTEPGAELLEDPDPRTAAQAAAVENLLRCWVRETSLAAPVNGTLHVPLPASGAALLVPVRYWSPTGWHRFGPPRLVSAPEAAPDVDAVTLAALLTRETTGGTGSSSRSQHPIADGHGHGHGQDGNGDQGADRQGEDRYGADGHGADSHDDVVARVADSLRRTATFIRERREHPTDGPDVFLSAEQALLLGHPLHPAPKSREGLTEAETLLYSPELRGSFPLHWMAVAPSLLVTDSAWTERGRPVPAAHLTRRLAETDLPLPSGYAALPLHPWQARELRHRAPVAALLDSGLLRDLGPFGPRWHPTSSVRTVHRSGAPAMLKLSLALRITNSRRESLRKELHRGVEVHRLLRTGLSKQWQAVHPSFDIVRDPAWLAVDDPDGRPVPGCDVLIRHNPFAPSDDVGCVAGLVSPRPVPEPGSNFATRTPSWTLCSRLAQLVARLAARTGRPVGAVAVEWFLRYLEQVVRPVLWLDSEAGIALEAHQQNTLLRLDRDGWPSGGRYRDNQGYYFRESRRAELDARLPGIGERSDTFVSDEVTDERFAYYLAINNVLGVIGAFGSQRLADERLLIAAFRRFLTDVAAGPTALRTPLPSRLLDSPVLRCKANLLTRLHGLDELVGPVETQSVYVTIANPLHS; from the coding sequence ATGAACGCCACCCCCACTCCCGACGGCAGCTCCGGTGCTCCCGACGAACAGGGAGACTCCGGCACCCCGGCCGCTCCCGTGCCGCTCGCCGAGTCGGTTCCCCCGCAGAAGAGGCGCACCGCGGATCTCACCCGAGTGACCGAGCCCGGCGCCGAGCTGCTCGAAGACCCCGACCCGCGCACCGCGGCCCAGGCCGCAGCCGTGGAGAACCTGTTGCGCTGCTGGGTACGCGAGACCAGCCTCGCCGCCCCCGTCAACGGCACCCTCCACGTCCCGCTCCCGGCCAGCGGCGCCGCCCTGCTCGTGCCGGTCCGCTACTGGTCGCCGACCGGCTGGCACCGCTTCGGTCCGCCACGCCTGGTCAGCGCCCCCGAGGCCGCCCCCGACGTCGACGCCGTCACCTTGGCGGCACTCCTCACCCGGGAGACGACCGGCGGCACGGGCAGCAGCTCCCGCTCCCAGCACCCCATCGCCGACGGCCACGGCCACGGCCACGGCCAGGACGGCAACGGCGACCAGGGCGCGGACCGCCAGGGGGAGGACAGATACGGCGCTGACGGCCACGGCGCCGACAGCCACGACGATGTGGTGGCCCGGGTGGCCGACTCCCTCCGTCGTACCGCGACGTTCATCCGCGAACGGCGCGAGCACCCTACCGACGGCCCCGACGTCTTCCTCTCCGCCGAGCAGGCCCTGCTCCTCGGACACCCCCTGCACCCGGCCCCCAAGAGCCGGGAGGGGCTGACCGAGGCAGAAACCCTGCTGTACTCACCGGAGTTGCGCGGCTCCTTTCCGCTGCACTGGATGGCTGTAGCCCCCTCCCTCCTCGTCACCGACTCGGCCTGGACCGAGCGCGGCCGTCCCGTCCCCGCCGCCCACCTCACCCGGCGCCTCGCCGAAACCGATCTCCCGCTGCCCAGCGGTTACGCCGCCCTTCCCCTGCACCCCTGGCAGGCCCGCGAGCTGCGCCACCGCGCACCCGTAGCCGCCCTCCTCGACTCCGGCCTCCTCCGCGACCTCGGCCCCTTCGGGCCTCGCTGGCATCCCACCTCCTCCGTACGCACGGTCCACCGATCCGGCGCCCCCGCGATGCTCAAGCTGTCGCTCGCCCTGCGTATCACCAACTCCCGCCGGGAGAGCCTGCGCAAGGAACTCCATCGGGGAGTCGAGGTGCACCGGCTGCTGCGCACCGGCCTGTCCAAGCAGTGGCAGGCCGTACACCCCTCCTTCGACATCGTCCGCGACCCGGCCTGGCTCGCCGTGGACGATCCGGACGGGCGGCCCGTCCCCGGATGCGACGTGCTGATCCGGCACAACCCGTTCGCACCGAGCGACGACGTCGGCTGCGTCGCCGGACTCGTCTCGCCCCGGCCCGTCCCCGAACCCGGCAGCAACTTTGCGACTCGGACGCCCAGTTGGACCCTGTGCTCCCGACTGGCCCAGCTCGTCGCGCGGCTCGCTGCACGCACCGGCCGGCCCGTCGGTGCCGTGGCCGTGGAGTGGTTTCTCCGGTACCTGGAGCAGGTCGTCCGCCCCGTGCTCTGGCTGGACAGCGAGGCCGGCATCGCGCTCGAAGCCCACCAGCAGAACACCCTGCTCCGGCTCGACCGCGACGGCTGGCCCTCCGGCGGCCGTTACCGCGACAACCAGGGCTACTACTTCCGCGAGTCCCGGCGCGCCGAACTGGACGCCCGGCTGCCCGGTATCGGTGAGCGCAGCGACACCTTCGTCTCCGACGAGGTCACCGACGAACGCTTCGCCTACTACCTCGCCATCAACAATGTGCTGGGCGTGATCGGCGCGTTCGGCTCTCAGCGCCTCGCCGACGAGCGACTCCTCATCGCGGCCTTCCGCCGCTTCCTCACCGACGTCGCCGCAGGGCCCACCGCACTGCGCACCCCGCTGCCCAGCCGCCTGCTCGACTCGCCCGTCCTGCGCTGCAAGGCCAACCTGCTGACCCGGCTGCACGGTCTCGACGAACTCGTCGGCCCGGTCGAGACCCAGTCCGTCTACGTCACCATCGCCAACCCCCTTCATTCCTGA
- a CDS encoding diaminobutyrate--2-oxoglutarate transaminase family protein, which yields MAGGVHGEAPAVHEGILRRQSARESSARTYARALPIVPVRARGLTIEGADGRRYLDCLSGAGTLALGHNHPVVLEAIRKVLDSGAPLSVLDLATPVKDAFITELFRTLPPGLADRARVQFCGPAGTDAVEAALKLVRTATGRAGLLAFTGAYHGMTAGSLAASGGARDVQVARLPYPQDYRCPFGVGGPRGAELTARWTESLLDDPKSGVPLPAGMILEPVQGEGGVLPGPDDWLRRMRRLTAARSIPLIADEIQTGVGRTGAFWAVDHSGITPDVMVLSKAIGGSLPLAVIVYRDDLDVWQPGAHAGTFRGNQLAMAAGTATLTYVRENGLAERAAALGARILGRLGELTDTFACVGEVRGRGLMIGVELVDPEEPRAEPADHPIASSGLEPTRTPHPAAPELAAAVQRECLQRGLIVELGGRHSAVVRLLPPLTISDEQAAAVLDRLVDAVAAVARTREENGP from the coding sequence ATGGCTGGAGGCGTGCACGGGGAAGCTCCTGCTGTGCACGAGGGGATCCTCAGACGCCAGTCGGCGCGTGAATCCTCCGCCCGCACCTACGCCCGGGCCCTGCCCATCGTCCCGGTCCGGGCGCGAGGCCTCACCATCGAGGGCGCCGACGGCCGTCGTTATCTCGACTGCCTGTCCGGCGCCGGCACACTCGCCCTCGGTCACAACCATCCCGTCGTGCTGGAAGCCATCCGCAAGGTCCTCGACTCCGGCGCTCCCCTCTCCGTCCTCGACCTGGCGACCCCCGTCAAGGACGCCTTCATCACCGAGCTGTTCCGCACCCTTCCGCCCGGTCTCGCCGACCGGGCCCGTGTCCAGTTCTGCGGGCCCGCCGGAACCGACGCCGTGGAGGCCGCCCTCAAACTGGTCCGGACCGCGACCGGCCGCGCAGGCCTGCTCGCCTTCACCGGTGCCTACCACGGCATGACCGCCGGCTCCCTGGCCGCCTCCGGCGGCGCCCGTGACGTCCAGGTCGCCCGCCTGCCCTATCCGCAGGACTACCGCTGCCCCTTCGGCGTCGGCGGACCACGCGGCGCCGAACTCACCGCCCGCTGGACCGAGTCCCTCCTCGACGATCCCAAGTCGGGTGTGCCGCTGCCCGCCGGGATGATCCTCGAACCGGTCCAGGGCGAGGGCGGCGTGCTCCCCGGACCGGACGACTGGCTGCGCCGTATGCGCCGGCTCACGGCTGCCCGGTCCATCCCGCTGATCGCCGACGAGATCCAGACCGGCGTCGGCAGGACGGGTGCCTTCTGGGCCGTCGACCACAGCGGCATCACCCCCGACGTCATGGTCCTGTCCAAGGCCATCGGCGGCAGCCTCCCGCTGGCCGTGATCGTCTACCGCGACGATCTCGACGTCTGGCAACCCGGCGCCCACGCGGGAACCTTCCGCGGCAATCAACTCGCCATGGCGGCGGGCACCGCGACCCTCACATATGTGCGAGAGAACGGCCTCGCCGAACGAGCCGCCGCCCTCGGCGCCCGCATACTGGGCCGACTCGGGGAGCTGACCGACACCTTCGCGTGCGTGGGGGAGGTACGCGGGCGTGGCCTGATGATCGGGGTCGAGCTGGTGGACCCGGAAGAACCCCGGGCCGAACCCGCCGACCACCCCATCGCATCCTCCGGCCTGGAGCCCACTCGCACCCCGCACCCGGCCGCGCCCGAACTCGCCGCGGCCGTCCAACGGGAGTGCCTGCAGCGCGGATTGATCGTCGAACTCGGCGGCCGTCACTCGGCCGTGGTCCGGCTGCTTCCCCCGCTCACGATCAGCGACGAGCAGGCGGCAGCCGTTCTGGACCGCCTGGTGGACGCGGTCGCGGCGGTGGCCCGCACGCGCGAGGAAAACGGCCCATAG
- a CDS encoding serine protease → MRSIRPSFTGRRERGSRRTSTSLAAVTLASALALTATACNGDDNADSKPTASAAAAGTGDGKIRIPDDLKQKLKEHGIDLDKWKNGAWKNWNKQDWLREANDFVNPIIKGLWDPNRMRHANDPNKGVHDNDISGDQGVTDPTPQPVKAQAVAAPYHTNAATSGKVFFDSPEGHMVCSGTVVADPAHPGKSNLVWTAGHCVHAGKNGGWYRNMAFVPSYNNSGKPAAQLQHASRSEIAPYGVWWADAAQTSQQWIDQGGETGGNGAPYDFSVIHVTPEQGNGGKSLEETVGGALPVNFDAPAVPKVSSITASGYPEAAPFDGQLLYQCKDKPGRLSIAQSAPTMYRIGCTMTAGSSGGGWVETGADGKPALVSNTSIGPVTSGWLAGPRLGPVAKGVYQSVSKKFAGQ, encoded by the coding sequence ATGCGATCCATACGACCGTCGTTCACTGGTCGGCGAGAGAGGGGCAGCCGCCGCACCTCGACCTCGCTCGCGGCGGTCACCCTCGCCTCGGCGCTGGCACTGACCGCCACCGCCTGCAACGGCGACGACAACGCCGACAGCAAGCCGACCGCCTCGGCGGCCGCGGCCGGTACCGGCGACGGCAAGATCAGGATCCCGGACGACCTCAAGCAGAAGCTCAAGGAACACGGGATCGACCTCGACAAGTGGAAGAACGGCGCCTGGAAGAACTGGAACAAGCAGGACTGGCTGCGCGAGGCCAACGATTTCGTCAACCCGATCATCAAGGGTCTGTGGGACCCGAACCGGATGCGTCATGCCAACGACCCGAACAAGGGGGTCCACGACAACGACATCTCGGGTGACCAGGGCGTGACGGACCCGACCCCGCAGCCGGTGAAGGCGCAGGCGGTCGCGGCGCCGTACCACACCAACGCGGCTACCTCGGGCAAGGTGTTCTTCGACTCCCCCGAGGGCCACATGGTGTGCTCGGGCACGGTCGTGGCGGACCCCGCGCACCCGGGCAAGTCCAACCTCGTGTGGACGGCGGGTCACTGTGTGCACGCCGGCAAGAACGGCGGCTGGTACCGCAACATGGCCTTCGTGCCGTCGTACAACAACTCCGGCAAGCCGGCCGCCCAGCTGCAGCACGCCAGCCGGTCCGAGATCGCCCCGTACGGCGTCTGGTGGGCCGATGCGGCGCAGACCTCGCAGCAGTGGATCGACCAGGGCGGGGAGACCGGCGGCAACGGCGCCCCGTACGACTTCTCGGTGATCCATGTGACGCCGGAGCAGGGCAACGGCGGCAAGTCGCTGGAGGAGACGGTCGGCGGGGCGCTGCCGGTGAACTTCGACGCGCCCGCGGTGCCGAAGGTCAGCAGCATCACCGCGTCCGGCTACCCGGAGGCGGCTCCGTTCGACGGCCAGCTGCTGTACCAGTGCAAGGACAAGCCGGGCCGGCTGTCCATCGCGCAGTCCGCCCCGACGATGTACCGGATCGGTTGCACGATGACCGCCGGGTCCTCCGGAGGCGGCTGGGTGGAGACCGGTGCGGACGGTAAGCCGGCGTTGGTGTCCAACACGTCCATCGGCCCGGTGACTTCAGGGTGGCTGGCCGGTCCTCGGCTGGGTCCTGTCGCCAAGGGCGTGTACCAGTCGGTGAGCAAGAAGTTTGCCGGGCAGTAA
- the hflX gene encoding GTPase HflX gives MTSSSSPSQDTKRLAHAYPEGLRADALMEEDVAWSHEIDGERDGDQFDRSERAALRRVVGLSTELEDVTEVEYRQLRLERVVLVGVWTTGTVQDADNSLAELAALAETAGALVLDGVIQRRDKPDAATYIGSGKAQELRDIVIETGADTVICDGELSPGQLIQLEDVVKVKVIDRTALILDIFAQHAKSREGKAQVALAQMQYMLPRLRGWGQSLSRQMGGGKGGGLATRGPGETKIETDRRRIREKMAKMRREIAEMKTGREIKRQERRRNKVPSVAIAGYTNAGKSSLLNRLTGAGVLVENALFATLDPTVRRAETPGGRVYTLADTVGFVRHLPHHLVEAFRSTMEEVGDADLILHVVDGSHPVPEEQLAAVREVIRDVGATDVPEIVVINKADAADPLVLQRLLRVEKRSIAVSARTGMGIEELLTLIDDELPRPSVEIEVLVPYTHGKLVARAHTEGEVLSEEHTAEGTLLKARVHEELAAELAPYVPVSVA, from the coding sequence ATGACCTCCTCTTCTTCCCCTTCCCAGGACACCAAGCGCCTCGCGCACGCCTATCCCGAGGGTCTTCGGGCCGATGCCCTGATGGAAGAGGACGTCGCCTGGAGCCACGAGATCGACGGCGAGCGGGACGGCGACCAGTTCGACCGCTCCGAGCGCGCGGCCCTGCGCCGCGTGGTGGGTCTGTCCACGGAGCTGGAGGACGTCACCGAGGTCGAGTACCGCCAGCTCCGCCTGGAGCGGGTCGTGCTCGTCGGCGTGTGGACCACCGGCACCGTGCAGGACGCGGACAACTCCCTCGCGGAGCTGGCCGCCCTCGCCGAGACGGCGGGCGCGCTGGTGCTCGACGGCGTCATCCAGCGCCGCGACAAGCCCGACGCGGCCACCTACATCGGCTCCGGCAAGGCCCAGGAGCTGCGCGACATCGTCATCGAAACGGGCGCGGACACCGTCATCTGCGACGGTGAGCTGAGTCCCGGCCAGCTGATCCAGCTGGAGGACGTCGTCAAGGTCAAGGTCATCGACCGTACGGCCCTGATCCTGGACATCTTCGCCCAGCACGCCAAGTCCCGCGAGGGCAAGGCGCAGGTCGCGCTCGCGCAGATGCAGTACATGCTGCCGCGACTGCGCGGCTGGGGTCAGTCGCTGTCCCGGCAGATGGGCGGCGGCAAGGGCGGCGGCCTCGCCACCCGTGGTCCCGGTGAGACCAAGATCGAGACGGACCGGCGGCGGATCCGCGAGAAGATGGCGAAGATGCGCCGGGAGATCGCGGAGATGAAGACCGGCCGCGAGATCAAGCGCCAGGAGCGCCGGCGCAACAAGGTGCCGTCCGTCGCCATCGCGGGCTACACCAACGCCGGCAAGTCCTCCCTGCTCAACCGCCTCACGGGCGCCGGCGTCCTGGTCGAGAACGCCCTGTTCGCGACCCTGGACCCGACCGTCCGCCGCGCGGAGACCCCGGGCGGGCGGGTGTATACCCTGGCCGACACGGTCGGCTTCGTCCGGCATCTGCCGCACCACCTGGTCGAGGCGTTCCGCTCCACCATGGAGGAGGTCGGCGACGCCGACCTGATCCTGCACGTGGTGGACGGCTCGCACCCGGTACCGGAGGAGCAGCTGGCCGCCGTGCGCGAGGTGATCCGGGACGTCGGCGCCACCGACGTACCCGAGATCGTCGTGATCAACAAGGCGGACGCGGCCGACCCGCTGGTCCTCCAGCGGCTGCTCAGGGTCGAGAAGCGCTCCATCGCCGTCTCGGCCCGCACCGGCATGGGCATCGAGGAACTGCTCACCCTGATCGACGACGAACTGCCGCGCCCGTCGGTCGAGATCGAGGTGCTGGTGCCGTACACGCACGGCAAGCTCGTCGCCCGCGCCCACACCGAGGGCGAGGTGCTCTCCGAGGAGCACACCGCGGAGGGCACCCTGCTCAAGGCCCGGGTACACGAGGAACTGGCGGCAGAACTGGCACCGTACGTCCCGGTGTCGGTGGCCTGA
- the lexA gene encoding transcriptional repressor LexA encodes MTTTADSATITAQDRSQGRVEPVHVMNEATNPEGHKRSLPGRPPGIRADSSGLTDRQRRVIEVIRDSVQRRGYPPSMREIGQAVGLSSTSSVAHQLMALERKGFLRRDPHRPRAYEVRGSDQAVTVQPTDTAGKPAASYVPLVGRIAAGGPILAEESVEDVFPLPRQLVGDGELFVLKVVGDSMIEAAICDGDWVTVRRQPVAENGDIVAAMLDGEATVKRFKREDGHVWLLPHNAAYEPIPGDDATILGKVVAVLRRV; translated from the coding sequence GTGACCACCACCGCAGACAGTGCCACCATCACCGCCCAGGACCGCTCCCAGGGCCGAGTCGAGCCGGTACATGTGATGAACGAAGCCACGAATCCCGAGGGACACAAGCGCTCTCTGCCGGGCCGACCTCCAGGAATCCGGGCGGACAGCTCCGGACTCACCGACCGGCAGCGTCGCGTGATCGAAGTCATCCGCGACTCGGTACAGCGACGCGGATATCCGCCGTCGATGCGCGAGATCGGCCAGGCCGTCGGCCTCTCCAGCACGTCCTCGGTCGCGCATCAGTTGATGGCGCTGGAGCGCAAGGGCTTCCTGCGCCGTGACCCGCACCGCCCGCGCGCGTACGAGGTCCGCGGCTCGGACCAGGCCGTGACCGTGCAGCCCACGGACACCGCCGGCAAGCCCGCCGCGTCGTACGTCCCGCTGGTCGGCCGGATCGCCGCCGGTGGCCCGATCCTCGCGGAGGAGTCCGTCGAGGACGTCTTCCCGCTCCCCCGCCAGCTCGTCGGCGACGGCGAGCTGTTCGTCCTCAAGGTCGTCGGCGACTCCATGATCGAGGCCGCGATCTGCGACGGCGACTGGGTCACCGTACGCCGTCAGCCCGTCGCGGAGAACGGCGACATCGTGGCAGCCATGCTCGACGGCGAAGCCACCGTCAAGCGCTTCAAGCGCGAGGACGGCCACGTCTGGCTCCTTCCGCACAACGCGGCCTACGAACCGATCCCCGGCGACGACGCGACCATCCTGGGCAAGGTCGTCGCGGTGCTGCGGCGCGTGTGA
- a CDS encoding GNAT family N-acetyltransferase — protein sequence MDLQLPAEFLALFAGGTGYLLDQLHTWGPVLTPVGSFQLQPARIEEDLPLIHRWMNDPAVAPFWELAGPRNRTEDHLRAQLDGDGRSVPCLGVLDGTPMSYWEIYRADLDPLARHYPARPHDTGIHVLVGAATDRGRGLGSGLLRAVADLVLDRRPACARVVAEPDLRNTPSVAAFLSAGFRFADEVDLPGKRAALMIRDRVLRDVL from the coding sequence CTGGACCTGCAGCTGCCCGCCGAGTTCCTCGCCCTCTTCGCCGGAGGGACGGGCTATCTACTGGACCAGCTCCATACGTGGGGTCCGGTGCTCACCCCGGTCGGCTCCTTCCAGCTCCAGCCCGCGCGCATCGAGGAAGACCTGCCGCTCATCCATCGGTGGATGAACGACCCCGCCGTCGCGCCGTTCTGGGAGCTGGCAGGGCCCCGGAACCGGACGGAGGACCATCTGCGCGCCCAACTCGACGGCGACGGACGCAGCGTGCCGTGCCTCGGCGTGCTGGACGGCACTCCCATGAGCTACTGGGAGATCTACCGGGCGGACCTGGATCCGCTGGCCCGCCACTATCCGGCCCGTCCGCATGACACCGGGATCCACGTCCTCGTCGGCGCGGCCACGGATCGAGGGCGCGGGCTGGGGTCCGGCCTGCTCCGCGCCGTGGCCGACCTGGTCCTCGACCGGCGCCCCGCGTGCGCACGGGTCGTAGCGGAACCCGATCTTCGCAACACCCCCTCCGTCGCAGCGTTCCTGAGCGCCGGATTCCGGTTCGCGGACGAGGTCGACCTGCCTGGCAAGCGGGCCGCCCTCATGATCAGGGACCGAGTCCTGCGCGACGTGTTGTAG